The Planctomycetota bacterium region CAGGTAGAAGCTCTCGCAGTTGGGGTGGCCGCCGTAGTAGGGCATGGGGTCGTGGCCCAGGCACTCGGCGAGGGCGACGAATTGCGAGGCGAGGCCCAGCGAGATGAACTGCACGTCGTAGTCGGGGTAGCAGTCGGCGAGGAACTGCTCGACGTCCTCGGTGGTCATGCGGGGGGGCTGGAACTCGAACTTGCTGGGGTCCCAGGTCTGCACGAGGGGCATGAGGTAGATGCCGTGGAGGATGCGGCGTTGGCGGTGGCAGAAGTCGAGGATCTCGGGCAGGTCCTTGTCGTTGAGGCCCCAGGAGAAGCAGGTGACGTAGCTGACCTTGGCTCGAGGGAGCTTGTTGAGGTTCTCGATGGCCTTCTGCTTCTTCTCGAGCACCTTTTCGTTGGCGCGGAGCTGGAGGTAGGTGGACGGTTTGCAGCCGTCGTACGAGACGAGCAGGTGGGGCCGTGCGGCGACGAGTTCGCGGCAGAACTCCTCGTCGGCGAGGCGGATGCCGTTGGTGAGCACGCGGGTCTCGAAGCCGTAGGAGCGCGAGAGCTTGACGATGTCCACGATGTCCTTGCGCACGGTGGGCTCGCCGCCGAAGAGGGCGACAGCGGGCAGGGGGTCGAACTGGGCGAGGTGGTCGAAAATCCTGCGGAAGTGCTCCATCGGCGGGTCGAAGCTGAAGCCGTGGCCGGGCACGCTGTCGGCGCACATGGGGCAGTTGAGGTTGCAGCGGTTCGTCACGTCCACGAAGGCGTAGCGTGGGCGGCGATGGTGGTTGCAGGTGGCGCACTTGACGGCGCCGCAGGGGGTGAAGCGGTGGCCGGGGTCGAGGTCGCGCTTGGCGAAGTGGCGCCTGGCGTCGGACGAGAGCAGGTTCTCGTTGGTGCCGCAGTCGGGGCACTCTTTGATGAGGTAGACCTTGCCGTCGCGCTGGTCGCGGCGGATGGGGACGAGTTTCTTGCAGGAGTTGCAGAAGCCTCGGTTCTTGGCCATGTTGTCTCCTCGTTCGTGGCGGGTCTTCAGGTCGGATGACTCAGACGGCGCTCACGGCGTCCACGGGCTTGGGCTCGGGGGCGCCGCCTTGGCTGTAGTGGCTCATGATGGCGCGCATGACGGGAGTCTTGTGGATGCCCCAGGCGCACACGGGCACGTGCTTGACCTCGCCGTCGCGGGGGTCCCAGAAGGCGAAGCCGCTGGGGCAGCGCTCCAGGCGCTCGGTCTCCAGCGTGTAGCGGTCCTCGAAGGGCAGGACGATGATCTGGAGGACGCCCTGGACGTTGGTGTGGCGTTCGAGGGCGGTCTGGCTCTTGCGGCCGAAGGCGAGGGCGAAGGGCAGCGCCAGGGCGTGCCAGGCCTTGCCCAGGCCCTTGCCCTTGAGCACGCGGCTGAGGCGGCCGTGGCGCAGCATGACGCGGGCGACGGCGAGAATGGTCCGCAGCTTGAGCAGGCGCTGGCGGAACGTGGGCTTGCCGCCCTTGGCTCGCACGAGGCCCACGCGCAGGTCGCGGCGGGCGAGGCGCTCCTCGACCTTGGTGAGGGCGCGGGCGAAGTCCTCCACCGGACTCTTGAGGAAGTGGCCCAGCGGGCGGTAGCGCTCGCCGTCCGAGACGAGCATGTACATGCTCTCGCAGTTCGGGTGGGCCCCCGCGAAGGGCAGCGGCTTGACATTCAGGTACTTGACCAGCGTGGGCACCTCGCCCAGGAACATGGCCGGCAGGAAGTGCACGGGGTCGCCGGGGAAGGCGTTGGCGATGATCTGCTCGATGTCCTCGCCCGTGATGCGGTCGGGCTCCAGCTCGAAGCGCTCGCGGTTCCAGGTGTGGGCGAGGGGCATGAAGTAGATGGCGCGGATGGTCTCGCGGCGGTCGTGGCAGAACTGGAAGAGGCTGGGCAGTTCCTCGTCGTTGAAGCCCTTGGCCGCGAGGCACATGAGGGTGACCTTGGCCTTGCCGATGCGCTGGATGTTGTCGAGGGCCTGCTGCTTGAGGTCGAGCGCCTTCTCGCTGTTGCGCAGGACGCGGTAGGCGTCGCGGTTGGCGCCGTCGTAGGCGATGAGGATGGTGGCCTTGGTCTCGATGAGGGCGCGGCAGTAGGCTTCGTCGGCCAGCTTCAGGCCGTTCGTGACCACGCGGGTGGCCAGGCCGTACGAGCGGGCCTTGCGGATGATGTCGAAGAGGTCGTTCCGCACGGTCGGCTCGCCGCCGAAGAGCTGGATCGAGGGGGGCGGGTTCATCGCGGCGTAGTGCTGAAAGACCTTGTCGAAGTACTCCAGCGGCGGCTCGAAGAGAAAGCCCATGCTCGGCGTGTTGTTGATGCAGATCGGGCAGTTGAGGTTGCAGCGGTTCGTGATGTCCACGAACACGATGTTGGGCTTCTTGTGGCGGCAGCCCAGGCAGTTGAGCCCGCAGCCGTGGTAGTCGAACCCGGGGTCGAGGCTCCGCTTGCGCTGGTAGCGCGCCGCGTCGCCCGAGATGAGCGTCTCGGACGTGCCGCACGCGCGGCAGCTCTTCACCAGGAACACCTTGCCGTCGCGCTCGACGGTCGAGGCAGGGACCAGCTTCTTGCAGGTATTGCACGTGCTTTGGTTCAAGCGACGGACTCCTTGTTCAGGCGACGAACACAGCCGATGCATTCAAGGAGCAGAACCGGTCGGACGGGTCGGACTCGTCCGACTCGTCTGCCCCGTCTGACTTGTCGGGCCTTCGGGCCACGGGGCGCCGCGCCCGCTACCTCGCCACCGGCGCGGCCTCCTTGGGGGCCGGCGCCGGGCCGGGGACCGGGGAATACTTGGCCGCAATCTTGCGCTGGACCTCGGTGCGGTAGAGCGACCAGGCGCACACGGGGATGGTCTTGATCTCGCCCGTGTCGGGGTCCTCGAAGACGAAGCCCGACGGGCAGTTCTCCAGCCGCGCGCCCTCGATCGAGTGGTACTCCTCGAAGGGCAGCACGAGCATGTGCAGCACGGCGTCAATCGTGGTGTGGCGGCGGAGCTGGTCCTTGAGCCGGCGCCCGAGCAGCACGCCG contains the following coding sequences:
- a CDS encoding radical SAM protein — translated: MNQSTCNTCKKLVPASTVERDGKVFLVKSCRACGTSETLISGDAARYQRKRSLDPGFDYHGCGLNCLGCRHKKPNIVFVDITNRCNLNCPICINNTPSMGFLFEPPLEYFDKVFQHYAAMNPPPSIQLFGGEPTVRNDLFDIIRKARSYGLATRVVTNGLKLADEAYCRALIETKATILIAYDGANRDAYRVLRNSEKALDLKQQALDNIQRIGKAKVTLMCLAAKGFNDEELPSLFQFCHDRRETIRAIYFMPLAHTWNRERFELEPDRITGEDIEQIIANAFPGDPVHFLPAMFLGEVPTLVKYLNVKPLPFAGAHPNCESMYMLVSDGERYRPLGHFLKSPVEDFARALTKVEERLARRDLRVGLVRAKGGKPTFRQRLLKLRTILAVARVMLRHGRLSRVLKGKGLGKAWHALALPFALAFGRKSQTALERHTNVQGVLQIIVLPFEDRYTLETERLERCPSGFAFWDPRDGEVKHVPVCAWGIHKTPVMRAIMSHYSQGGAPEPKPVDAVSAV
- a CDS encoding radical SAM protein, which encodes MAKNRGFCNSCKKLVPIRRDQRDGKVYLIKECPDCGTNENLLSSDARRHFAKRDLDPGHRFTPCGAVKCATCNHHRRPRYAFVDVTNRCNLNCPMCADSVPGHGFSFDPPMEHFRRIFDHLAQFDPLPAVALFGGEPTVRKDIVDIVKLSRSYGFETRVLTNGIRLADEEFCRELVAARPHLLVSYDGCKPSTYLQLRANEKVLEKKQKAIENLNKLPRAKVSYVTCFSWGLNDKDLPEILDFCHRQRRILHGIYLMPLVQTWDPSKFEFQPPRMTTEDVEQFLADCYPDYDVQFISLGLASQFVALAECLGHDPMPYYGGHPNCESFYLLVSNGERYLPADHYLKVPLNKVVEAFIALENRLLARKERWQKNAFGRFLGALRLRNALFHLSGKIGLVRTLRPHIRLGRFFKGKGLGKLYHGLMTMLELAVGCKSSKVRDRHMLAREMLRVVILPLEDDPILETERLERCPSVHVYIDPKTQEFKYVPVCSWRLFNKAILKELAEHYNAAGAQAPAEQPAEVAATPQA